One region of Limnospira fusiformis SAG 85.79 genomic DNA includes:
- a CDS encoding circadian clock KaiB family protein codes for MSFTPLAVPNLFKGIALFTPGGDLIYSIDYSKQLRWHLNLCTALQEILGLPEPPHFLVPCYTASFDRWIDPITQKVRVSVEAYPPVWRYQPLLNAIFETVDLVWPPVQIGDQVGNPLVLATYDQPFPELWKNHDLIMRFKTMDNQTKFSHQDSDSGSDSQNPTPLASDSNGTPTEGYVLRLFVSGHSLATENTLETLHQLLERSLNHPYTLKVIDVLKHPEQAEASHISATPTLMKVWPQPKRRIVGELNDVDTILELLGVLED; via the coding sequence TTGAGTTTTACCCCCTTGGCTGTTCCTAATTTATTTAAAGGGATTGCACTTTTTACGCCGGGTGGTGACCTAATTTATTCCATTGACTACAGTAAACAGCTTAGGTGGCATCTAAATCTGTGTACTGCTTTACAGGAAATTTTAGGTTTACCTGAACCCCCCCATTTTCTTGTTCCTTGTTATACGGCGAGTTTTGACCGGTGGATTGATCCAATTACTCAGAAAGTGAGAGTTTCAGTAGAAGCATACCCTCCGGTGTGGCGATATCAGCCGTTGCTGAATGCTATTTTTGAAACGGTAGACCTGGTTTGGCCACCTGTGCAGATTGGTGATCAAGTTGGCAATCCCTTGGTTTTAGCAACTTATGATCAACCGTTTCCAGAACTTTGGAAAAATCATGACCTCATTATGAGGTTTAAAACCATGGATAATCAAACCAAATTTTCACACCAAGATAGTGATTCTGGGTCTGACTCCCAGAATCCCACACCGTTGGCATCTGATTCTAATGGTACACCAACCGAAGGATATGTGTTGAGGCTGTTTGTTTCTGGTCACAGTTTAGCCACAGAAAATACCCTGGAAACTTTGCATCAACTACTTGAGCGATCGCTCAATCACCCTTATACTTTGAAGGTGATTGATGTACTCAAACACCCGGAACAAGCAGAAGCTAGTCATATTTCGGCTACTCCTACTTTGATGAAGGTCTGGCCGCAACCTAAGCGCCGGATTGTCGGAGAACTCAATGATGTGGATACTATTCTAGAACTTTTGGGTGTGCTGGAGGATTAA
- a CDS encoding PD-(D/E)XK nuclease family protein: MTGKLRLSQNHFNLLETCPRKFQETYLDGLVSPRTWEQEEHLGWGSRFHLLMQQGELGLPIQGFMAEDQELQTCLLALVKEAPEVFQPQYNYVSGEFREAEHYRTWGFGDYVLVAIYDLLIAHENQAQIIDWKTNQRLINRQKLANNWQTRLYLYLLVESSDYSPEQVSMTYWFVRLRGDEVPQKITFVYDSQQHEKNHRDLTKLCDRLSHYLHQYQRGEAFPQVAS; the protein is encoded by the coding sequence TTGACGGGTAAGTTAAGATTATCCCAAAACCATTTCAATCTCCTAGAAACCTGTCCCCGGAAATTTCAGGAGACCTATTTAGATGGGTTGGTCTCTCCGAGAACCTGGGAACAAGAAGAACATCTGGGTTGGGGAAGTCGTTTTCACCTGTTGATGCAGCAGGGAGAATTGGGTTTGCCAATTCAAGGTTTTATGGCTGAGGATCAGGAGTTACAAACTTGTTTATTAGCCTTGGTTAAAGAGGCTCCCGAGGTTTTTCAGCCTCAGTATAACTATGTATCGGGAGAATTTCGGGAGGCTGAACATTATCGCACCTGGGGTTTTGGGGATTATGTTTTAGTGGCGATTTATGATTTATTAATTGCTCATGAAAATCAAGCTCAAATTATTGATTGGAAAACTAATCAACGCTTAATTAATCGGCAGAAATTGGCGAATAATTGGCAAACGCGGCTTTATCTTTATTTGTTAGTAGAAAGCAGTGACTATAGCCCAGAACAGGTATCTATGACTTACTGGTTTGTGCGTTTAAGAGGGGATGAAGTACCCCAGAAAATTACTTTTGTTTATGACTCACAGCAGCATGAAAAAAACCACCGCGATTTAACTAAATTGTGCGATCGCCTCAGTCATTATCTGCATCAATACCAACGGGGGGAGGCATTCCCCCAGGTGGCATCTTGA
- a CDS encoding F0F1 ATP synthase subunit gamma: MSNLKAIRDRIQSVKNTKKITEAMRLVASAKVRRAQEQVLATRPFADRLAGVLYGLQGRLQFEDVECPLLQQREVKKVGLVVLAGNRGLCGAYNSNIIKRAEARAAELKAEGLEYSYLLVGRKAIQHFTRRDAPISQCRDNPEKTPDLQKVSSAADEILAWFESGAVDRVELIYTKFVSLISSRPVTQTLLPLDLQGLEAQDDEVFRLTSKGGKFDVTREKVSVEPEALAQDMIFEQDPVDILNALLPLFLTNQLLRAWQESTASELAARMTAMSNASDNASDLVKTLTLSYNKARQASITQQILEVVGGAVALEN, translated from the coding sequence ATGTCAAACTTAAAAGCGATTCGCGATCGCATTCAGTCAGTCAAAAATACCAAAAAAATTACCGAAGCCATGCGCCTAGTTGCTTCCGCTAAGGTGCGCCGCGCTCAAGAACAAGTTTTAGCTACCCGTCCCTTTGCTGACCGTCTAGCAGGGGTTCTCTATGGTCTCCAAGGTCGCCTTCAATTTGAGGATGTAGAATGTCCTCTGCTCCAACAGCGGGAGGTGAAAAAGGTGGGACTGGTGGTGCTGGCAGGAAACCGGGGTCTGTGTGGAGCCTACAATAGTAATATTATTAAACGGGCAGAAGCACGGGCGGCCGAATTGAAAGCGGAAGGCCTGGAATATAGCTATCTTCTCGTGGGTCGCAAAGCTATTCAACATTTTACCCGTCGGGATGCTCCGATCTCTCAATGTCGCGATAACCCAGAGAAAACCCCAGATCTACAAAAGGTATCCAGTGCGGCTGATGAAATCCTCGCCTGGTTTGAGTCGGGAGCAGTGGATCGCGTTGAGTTGATTTACACGAAATTTGTCTCTCTGATTAGTTCACGACCTGTTACCCAAACTCTGCTACCCCTAGACCTGCAAGGCTTAGAGGCTCAGGATGATGAGGTGTTCCGCCTCACTAGCAAAGGTGGTAAGTTTGATGTAACTAGAGAAAAGGTGAGTGTTGAGCCGGAAGCCCTCGCTCAGGATATGATTTTTGAGCAAGATCCGGTTGATATCCTTAATGCCTTGTTGCCTCTGTTTTTGACTAACCAATTGCTACGAGCATGGCAGGAGTCTACCGCTAGTGAATTGGCGGCTCGGATGACTGCTATGAGCAACGCCAGCGATAACGCTAGTGATTTGGTGAAAACCCTTACCCTGTCTTACAACAAGGCTCGCCAAGCGTCAATTACCCAGCAGATCCTGGAAGTTGTTGGCGGTGCGGTGGCTTTGGAAAATTAA
- the atpA gene encoding F0F1 ATP synthase subunit alpha has product MVSIRPDEIANIIRDQIEQYGQDVKVSNVGTVLQVGDGIARIYGLDKAMAGELLEFTDGTVGIALNLEEDNVGAVLMGEGLEIQEGSAVTATGRIAQVPVGEAMLGRVIDSLGRPIDGKGDIQASDTRLLESPAPGIIERRSVCEPMQTGITAIDSMIPIGRGQRELIIGDRQTGKTAIAIDTIINQKEEDVICVYVAIGQKASTVAQVVSTLEEKGALPYTIVVAANASDPATLQYLAPYTGAAMAEYFMYQGKATLVIYDDLSKQAQAYRQMSLLLRRPPGREAYPGDVFYLHSRLLERAAKLNDELGGGSMTALPIIETQAGDVSAYIPTNVISITDGQIFLSADLFNSGLRPAVNAGISVSRVGSAAQTKAMKKVAGKVKLELAQFAELAAFSQFASDLDQATRNQLERGKRLQELLKQPQNSPLQLFEQVAVIYSGINGYLDDVPEDKVVAFTTGLRDYLKNSKPKYGEIVQSQKVLTEEAEAMLKEAISEFKQTFLVSA; this is encoded by the coding sequence ATGGTATCCATCAGACCTGACGAAATTGCCAATATTATCAGAGACCAAATCGAACAGTACGGCCAAGACGTTAAAGTTTCTAACGTGGGTACAGTACTGCAAGTTGGTGACGGTATTGCCCGGATTTATGGCCTAGATAAAGCCATGGCCGGAGAACTGCTAGAATTTACCGATGGAACAGTTGGTATCGCCCTTAACCTGGAAGAGGATAACGTGGGTGCGGTACTCATGGGCGAAGGCCTGGAAATTCAAGAAGGTTCCGCTGTGACCGCTACCGGAAGAATTGCCCAAGTCCCCGTGGGAGAAGCTATGCTGGGACGGGTGATTGATTCCCTGGGTCGTCCTATCGATGGTAAGGGAGATATTCAAGCCTCCGATACCCGTCTGCTAGAATCCCCCGCACCGGGTATTATTGAGCGCCGCTCTGTTTGTGAACCTATGCAAACAGGGATTACCGCTATTGACTCCATGATTCCTATTGGTCGGGGTCAACGGGAATTGATCATCGGTGACCGTCAAACTGGTAAAACAGCGATCGCTATTGATACCATCATTAACCAGAAAGAAGAAGATGTAATCTGTGTTTATGTGGCGATCGGTCAAAAAGCCTCAACCGTCGCTCAAGTGGTCAGCACCCTAGAAGAAAAAGGCGCTCTCCCCTATACCATTGTTGTCGCAGCTAACGCTAGTGACCCCGCTACCCTGCAATACCTAGCTCCCTACACCGGAGCAGCCATGGCGGAATACTTCATGTATCAAGGTAAAGCCACCCTGGTTATTTACGATGACCTTTCCAAACAGGCCCAAGCCTACCGTCAAATGTCCCTGTTGCTGCGTCGTCCCCCCGGTCGTGAAGCCTACCCCGGAGATGTATTCTACCTGCACTCTCGTTTGTTAGAACGCGCCGCTAAATTAAATGATGAACTCGGCGGCGGTAGCATGACAGCCCTACCAATCATCGAAACCCAAGCTGGTGACGTTTCCGCTTACATCCCCACTAACGTAATTTCTATTACTGATGGTCAGATCTTCCTGTCCGCTGACCTGTTTAACTCCGGTCTGCGTCCGGCGGTGAATGCTGGTATCTCCGTTTCCCGTGTGGGTTCTGCTGCCCAAACTAAGGCAATGAAGAAAGTGGCTGGAAAGGTTAAACTAGAATTAGCTCAGTTTGCCGAATTGGCAGCCTTCTCTCAGTTTGCTTCTGACCTAGACCAAGCCACTCGTAACCAGTTGGAACGGGGTAAACGTCTGCAAGAATTACTCAAACAGCCTCAAAATTCCCCCCTACAACTGTTTGAACAAGTAGCTGTGATTTACTCTGGTATTAATGGCTATCTTGATGATGTTCCCGAAGATAAAGTTGTAGCCTTTACTACAGGTCTGCGGGATTATCTGAAAAATAGCAAGCCCAAATATGGTGAGATTGTTCAAAGCCAAAAAGTCCTCACCGAAGAAGCTGAGGCTATGCTGAAAGAGGCAATTTCTGAGTTTAAGCAGACTTTCTTAGTTTCCGCGTAG
- the atpH gene encoding ATP synthase F1 subunit delta — protein sequence MSSIVGQLVEPYATALMSVAKSNNVTEDFGNQMRSLIDLLKNSPELQDFLGSPVVKGEDKKAVITRMLGEEVHPYLRNFLMLLVDRGRILFLAEIAQEYLALLRKLNQTVLAEVTSAVELNDGQKHMVVEQIKARTGAQNVELDLKIDREILGGVIIKAGSQLFDASIRGQLRRIGMSLTVG from the coding sequence ATGAGTTCAATTGTTGGTCAATTAGTAGAACCCTACGCCACGGCTTTGATGTCTGTGGCTAAGTCAAATAATGTCACGGAAGATTTTGGCAATCAAATGCGATCGCTTATTGATTTGCTCAAAAATTCCCCCGAACTACAGGATTTTTTAGGCAGTCCGGTGGTGAAAGGAGAAGATAAAAAAGCCGTGATTACACGAATGTTAGGAGAGGAAGTACACCCCTACTTGCGGAACTTCTTAATGCTCCTAGTAGATCGCGGTCGCATCCTATTTCTAGCAGAAATAGCCCAAGAATACTTGGCTTTGTTGCGGAAACTTAATCAAACAGTTTTGGCAGAAGTTACCTCGGCGGTAGAGCTAAACGACGGCCAAAAACACATGGTTGTTGAGCAGATCAAGGCTAGAACTGGGGCGCAAAATGTAGAGCTGGATCTGAAAATCGATCGCGAGATCCTCGGTGGTGTCATCATTAAAGCGGGTTCCCAATTGTTTGATGCCAGCATCCGAGGACAACTGCGCCGCATTGGTATGAGCCTAACTGTCGGTTAA
- a CDS encoding F0F1 ATP synthase subunit B, which yields MVNLVLLATEASHEGGFGLNFNLFETNLINLGIIIGLLVYYGRGFLNKILSERRAQIEQAIQEADQRLKEAEKALAEQQENLAQAKAEAERIKASAVERAEVIREQIAARAKADVEQMKLTANQDLEAERSRAIAQLRALAVSQALERAEGQIRERLDENSQQQLVDRSLALLGGGS from the coding sequence ATGGTGAATCTTGTATTACTGGCGACAGAAGCAAGTCATGAGGGTGGTTTTGGACTGAATTTTAATCTGTTTGAAACTAACCTGATAAACTTAGGCATTATTATTGGTTTGCTAGTTTACTATGGGCGGGGCTTTCTCAATAAAATTTTGAGTGAAAGACGCGCTCAAATTGAGCAAGCAATTCAAGAAGCCGATCAACGTTTGAAAGAAGCTGAAAAAGCTCTGGCTGAACAACAAGAAAATTTGGCTCAAGCTAAGGCGGAAGCTGAAAGAATTAAAGCCTCTGCTGTGGAACGTGCCGAAGTGATTAGAGAGCAAATTGCAGCTCGTGCTAAGGCAGATGTTGAACAGATGAAGTTGACGGCTAATCAGGATTTGGAAGCGGAAAGAAGTAGGGCGATCGCTCAGTTGCGGGCTTTGGCTGTGTCTCAAGCGTTGGAACGCGCCGAAGGGCAAATTAGAGAACGCCTAGATGAAAATTCCCAGCAACAACTGGTAGATCGCTCCTTGGCTTTACTTGGAGGAGGTTCATGA
- a CDS encoding F0F1 ATP synthase subunit B', with protein sequence MIHSTILLAVEEAATESSLFDFDATLPLMAVQFLILAAILNQIFYKPLGNAIDSRADYIRQNKLSAKERLSKAESLAKQYELELAETRKESQQLIINAQAEAQKIAAREMAAAQQEAQKIREAAYQEIEQNKIEARKGLEQQVDSISRLILDKLLGAGMIG encoded by the coding sequence ATGATACACTCGACAATTCTGCTGGCCGTAGAAGAGGCAGCTACGGAGAGTAGTCTGTTTGATTTTGATGCTACACTGCCATTGATGGCTGTACAATTTCTAATTCTGGCAGCTATCTTAAACCAAATTTTTTACAAGCCCTTGGGAAATGCAATTGATTCTAGGGCTGACTACATTCGCCAAAATAAGCTGAGTGCTAAAGAACGTTTGAGCAAGGCAGAAAGTTTGGCTAAACAGTATGAGCTGGAGTTGGCAGAAACTCGTAAAGAGTCTCAACAACTAATTATTAATGCTCAGGCTGAAGCTCAAAAAATTGCGGCTAGGGAAATGGCAGCGGCTCAACAAGAAGCTCAGAAAATTAGAGAAGCAGCTTATCAAGAAATTGAACAAAATAAAATCGAGGCTCGAAAAGGTTTGGAACAACAGGTAGACTCTATTAGTCGCCTGATTCTTGATAAACTTTTAGGAGCTGGAATGATTGGGTAG
- the atpE gene encoding ATP synthase F0 subunit C, protein MESNLTTAASVIAAALAVGIGSIGPGLGQGQAAGQAVEGIARQPEAEGKIRGTLLLSLAFMEALTIYGLVVALVLLFANPFV, encoded by the coding sequence ATGGAATCTAATTTAACTACTGCCGCCTCCGTAATCGCTGCTGCTCTCGCAGTAGGTATAGGCTCTATTGGACCTGGTCTGGGTCAAGGTCAAGCTGCTGGTCAAGCGGTGGAAGGGATTGCGCGTCAGCCTGAAGCTGAAGGTAAAATTCGTGGAACTCTGCTGTTGAGCTTGGCTTTCATGGAAGCACTGACTATTTACGGTCTGGTAGTGGCTCTGGTGTTGCTGTTTGCCAACCCCTTCGTATAG
- the atpB gene encoding F0F1 ATP synthase subunit A: MQMFDVVNAFGSLPFAELEVGKHFYWNIGNLRIHGQVFMTSWFVIGVLLLLSISATRNIQTIPSGIQNFMEYALEFIRDLVKNQIGEKEYRPWVPFVGTLFLFILVSNWSGALVPWRVFEIPNSELAAPTNDINTTVALALLTSLAYFYAGFSRRGLGYLLKYIQPTPILLPINILEDFTKPLSLSFRLFGNVVADELVVGVLVLLVPLFVPIPMMVLGLFLGSIQALIFATLAANYIAEAMEGHGEEHHE, translated from the coding sequence ATGCAAATGTTTGATGTTGTAAACGCCTTTGGTTCACTTCCCTTTGCGGAATTGGAAGTTGGCAAACACTTTTACTGGAATATCGGTAATCTGCGAATCCATGGACAGGTATTTATGACCTCCTGGTTCGTGATTGGCGTACTCCTGCTACTATCAATTTCGGCAACGCGAAATATTCAGACAATCCCCAGCGGTATACAGAACTTTATGGAGTATGCCCTAGAATTTATTCGCGATCTGGTGAAAAATCAGATAGGGGAAAAAGAATATCGTCCGTGGGTACCTTTTGTTGGTACATTATTCTTGTTCATCCTTGTGTCTAACTGGTCTGGTGCATTAGTTCCCTGGAGGGTATTTGAAATCCCTAACAGTGAATTGGCAGCCCCAACTAATGACATTAATACCACGGTAGCCTTAGCACTGCTAACATCCCTGGCTTACTTTTATGCAGGGTTTAGCCGTAGAGGTTTGGGATATCTGCTGAAATATATTCAGCCGACACCCATCTTATTACCGATCAACATTCTGGAAGACTTTACTAAACCTCTGTCCCTCAGTTTCCGTTTATTTGGGAACGTCGTGGCCGATGAGTTGGTAGTCGGTGTTCTGGTGCTGTTGGTGCCGCTATTTGTGCCAATCCCGATGATGGTTTTGGGTCTATTTCTCGGTTCAATTCAAGCCCTGATTTTTGCGACTCTAGCCGCTAACTACATCGCGGAAGCCATGGAAGGACACGGCGAAGAACATCACGAGTAG
- a CDS encoding ATP synthase subunit I has protein sequence MSDAGDTVEMGSPVQEPDSSMGEYYQLQRELLLTTIVLAVVIFLVVYWFYPWTIALNYLLGALLSVVYLRMLGKDVERIGTQKLSPSKNRLAVFAALIIVATQLNQLKILPIFLGFLTYKAALLVYTLRLLVRPNP, from the coding sequence ATGTCTGATGCCGGGGATACTGTAGAGATGGGGTCTCCCGTTCAGGAGCCAGACTCCTCTATGGGAGAGTATTATCAGCTTCAACGGGAGTTGTTGCTCACTACTATTGTGCTGGCAGTGGTAATCTTCCTGGTGGTTTATTGGTTCTATCCCTGGACCATTGCCCTAAATTACCTCTTGGGAGCCCTGTTGAGTGTCGTCTACTTGAGAATGCTGGGGAAAGACGTGGAACGAATTGGGACACAAAAATTATCCCCAAGCAAAAATCGTTTAGCTGTGTTCGCAGCCCTGATAATTGTGGCTACTCAATTGAATCAACTCAAAATCTTACCGATTTTTCTGGGGTTTCTCACCTATAAAGCCGCCCTGCTAGTCTATACGTTACGCCTATTGGTTAGGCCCAACCCATGA